CCGGGCGTCACCCCCGGGTTGACCTTCGTTTGACGTGACTGCGGGTAGCATCCGAGCCACTCCCATGCGCGTGCTCGTCGTCGAGGACCACCGTGACCTCCAGGCCAACATCGCCCGGTTCCTGGAGCCGGACTTCCAGCTCGACTTCGCGAGCACCGGCCCCGAGGGCCTCGCGCTCGCGCTGGCCCATCCGTACGACGTCATCGTGCTGGACGTGATGCTGCCCGGCATGAGCGGCCTCCAGGTCTGTGAGCGCTACCGGCAGCTCGCGCCCCGGCTGGTTCCCATCCTGATGCTGACCGCCAGGGACACGCTCGAGGACAAGCAGGAGGGCTTCGGGGCGGGCGCGGACGACTACCTCGTCAAGCCCTTCTCCCTGCGCGAGCTGCGCTGGCGCCTGGAGGCCCTGGCACGCCGGCCGGTGCCTCCGAGCGGAAGGAAGCTGACGCTGGGCGGGCTCACCCTGGAGCCGGAGAGCGGGCAGACGCACTGGGGCGGGCGCAGCGTCCGCCTCAACCGCACCGAGGCCTTCATCCTGCGACTGCTGATGGAGGCCGCCCCCGAGGCCGTCTCCGCGGCGACGCTTGCGCAGCGGCTCTGGGGTGACGATGCGCCCGAGTCCAGCGCGCTGCGCACGCACGTCTATGCCCTGCGCAAGGCGCTCGCCGGGCTGGGACTCGAAGAAGCCATCACCACCCGGCGCAACGAGGGGTACAGCCTGGATGCGCGCTAGGACCAGGTCGGTGCGCTCCATCGTCCGGCGCTCCATGGGGCTGTCCGCCGCGTTCGCGCTGGTGCTGATGGGCGGGTTCTTCACGCTCTTCAGCTACGACCTCGAGGACGTCATCTTCAACCGGATGGTCGCCGCGGAGGCAGACCGGCCCGGGCCGGGACACGCCCCCGGAATCACCGTGTATGACGGGCACTCGGCGCTGCCGCCCTGGCTGGGAGCGCGGCTCGCCCCGGACGAGCGCCCGGGCGCACGCGAGGTGTCCACCGAGGGCCACGGGCACTTCCACGTCGCGGTCCGCCCTGGCGTCGGCGGAGAGCGGCGGTACGTCGTGTTCGACGTGACGCTCCTGACGAGCACCACGAGCCACCTGAAGCGGACCGCCGGCCTGCTGCTCACCAGTGCCCTGCTGGCGCTGCTG
This DNA window, taken from Pyxidicoccus xibeiensis, encodes the following:
- a CDS encoding response regulator transcription factor; protein product: MRVLVVEDHRDLQANIARFLEPDFQLDFASTGPEGLALALAHPYDVIVLDVMLPGMSGLQVCERYRQLAPRLVPILMLTARDTLEDKQEGFGAGADDYLVKPFSLRELRWRLEALARRPVPPSGRKLTLGGLTLEPESGQTHWGGRSVRLNRTEAFILRLLMEAAPEAVSAATLAQRLWGDDAPESSALRTHVYALRKALAGLGLEEAITTRRNEGYSLDAR